A stretch of Myxococcus hansupus DNA encodes these proteins:
- a CDS encoding CAP domain-containing protein, whose translation MSRSLLRHLRPLGLLAPLLLAACGSDEPGPGPGPGGEDAGTEPPVMTQFDRDMLAAHNAARRNVSPAASPALEDLTWDEAATRTAKAYAAKCQFRHNPDRGNLGENLTAATSNAMGPQGVVQGWVDEAADYNHANNTCASGKVCGHYTQVVWRNTRALGCAEQACTENSPFGPGRPNWTFWVCNYAPPGNYVGQRPY comes from the coding sequence ATGTCCCGCTCCCTGCTCCGTCATCTGCGGCCGCTCGGCCTGCTCGCCCCGCTGCTCCTCGCCGCTTGTGGCTCCGATGAGCCCGGCCCCGGCCCCGGCCCTGGCGGAGAGGATGCCGGCACCGAACCGCCCGTCATGACGCAGTTCGACCGCGACATGCTCGCCGCGCACAACGCCGCGCGGAGGAACGTGTCGCCCGCGGCCTCGCCCGCGCTCGAGGACCTGACGTGGGACGAGGCGGCGACGCGCACCGCGAAGGCCTACGCCGCGAAGTGCCAGTTCCGGCACAACCCCGACCGCGGCAACCTGGGGGAGAACCTGACCGCCGCCACGTCCAACGCCATGGGGCCCCAGGGCGTGGTGCAGGGCTGGGTGGACGAGGCGGCGGACTACAACCACGCCAACAACACCTGCGCGAGCGGCAAGGTCTGCGGCCACTACACGCAGGTGGTGTGGCGCAACACGCGGGCCCTGGGCTGCGCGGAGCAGGCGTGCACGGAGAACTCGCCCTTCGGCCCGGGGCGCCCCAACTGGACGTTCTGGGTGTGCAACTACGCGCCGCCGGGCAACTACGTGGGCCAGCGCCCCTACTGA
- a CDS encoding CAP domain-containing protein yields MHERASWRIIAPMPSLPPVSRWSALVLLPLLLGCGGGAKAQGRRPVAPGRQAASSATKPKPAPEPRAALPSAKEFSRDMVTAHNLARTGARPAPKPPLPPLVWSSEAERKATAWAKSCRFEHNPDRGDFGENLAAATPGAWTTSQVVKSWADESSDYDYRRNTCAKGKVCGHYTQVVWRKTVTVGCATVMCNKNSPFGAQFPTWQLWVCNYTPPGNWVGQRPY; encoded by the coding sequence ATGCATGAGCGGGCGTCCTGGCGCATCATCGCTCCCATGCCTTCCCTGCCTCCAGTCTCCCGGTGGTCCGCGCTCGTCCTGCTGCCGCTGCTGCTCGGCTGCGGAGGTGGCGCCAAGGCCCAGGGCCGCCGCCCGGTGGCGCCGGGCCGGCAGGCCGCGTCGTCCGCCACCAAGCCCAAGCCGGCCCCGGAGCCTCGCGCCGCCCTGCCCTCCGCGAAGGAGTTCTCGCGGGACATGGTGACCGCGCACAACCTGGCGCGCACCGGCGCCCGGCCCGCGCCCAAGCCCCCGCTGCCGCCGCTCGTCTGGTCCAGCGAGGCCGAGCGCAAGGCCACGGCCTGGGCGAAGTCCTGCCGCTTCGAACACAACCCGGACCGGGGCGACTTCGGAGAGAACCTCGCCGCCGCCACGCCCGGCGCCTGGACGACGTCCCAGGTGGTGAAGAGCTGGGCGGACGAATCCTCGGACTACGACTACCGCCGCAACACCTGCGCGAAGGGCAAGGTGTGCGGCCACTACACCCAGGTGGTGTGGCGCAAAACGGTGACCGTGGGCTGCGCCACCGTCATGTGCAACAAGAACTCGCCCTTCGGCGCGCAGTTCCCCACGTGGCAGCTCTGGGTGTGCAACTACACGCCGCCGGGCAACTGGGTGGGACAGCGTCCCTACTGA
- a CDS encoding M3 family metallopeptidase: MWHDASTLCRTRRNPPLKRLSALTLSAALASAGCTHTPAAPEPTAQQAPAPEASAPKPVPAPEGASVMSGSLADFTAACDADLERTRAQVAALKTLDARKDGQAVLAAYDEALGALLASANRASLAREVHPDATFRDAARACEQRVDSANVELSQDRGVYDALAAVDLSGADGATKYWMERALLDFRRAGVDRDDATRAKVKSLNEELLKLGQQFSKNIAEDVRKATFKPSELDGLPEDYRKAHPAGADGLVVITTNYPDYFPFMTYAKNTKAREKLWRTYRQRAYPANQEVLAQLIAKRHELATLLGYASWAAYTTETKMTRTQQAAADFIDRMGAATEARAKQEYAKLLARKQKDVRGAKVLEPWDQDFYEDRLRAEQFSFDSQAVRPYFEYGRVKAGVMDITSRIWGITYRPVKGAQVWQQEVETYDVFDGDTLLGRIYLDMHPRDDKYKHAAQFDLVAGQAGKRYPEAALVCNFARPGELMTHDEVETFFHEFGHLLHAIFGGHLKWAGIAGTRVEWDFVETPSMLLQQWAGNPEVLKEFAKHHQTNEPIPAELVEKLRASKEFGQGLWSRRQLFLSAVSLDYYSRAPGFDTTQALVALQDKLSPFKHEHRDGTHFEVAFGHLDGYSAAYYTYLWSSVIAKDLETEFQKKGFLDRETAMKYRRTVLEPGGSKPASELVKDFLGREYGFDAYRAWLDAK; the protein is encoded by the coding sequence ATGTGGCATGACGCTTCGACGTTGTGTCGAACCCGGAGGAACCCACCCTTGAAGAGACTGAGCGCCCTCACCCTCTCCGCGGCCCTGGCGTCGGCCGGCTGCACGCACACCCCCGCGGCCCCCGAGCCCACCGCACAGCAGGCCCCCGCCCCCGAGGCGTCCGCCCCCAAGCCCGTGCCCGCGCCCGAAGGCGCCAGCGTGATGTCCGGCTCGCTCGCGGACTTCACCGCCGCGTGTGACGCGGACCTCGAGCGCACCCGCGCGCAGGTCGCCGCCCTCAAGACGCTGGATGCGCGCAAGGACGGGCAGGCCGTGCTCGCCGCGTACGACGAGGCCCTGGGCGCGCTGCTGGCTTCGGCCAACCGCGCGAGCCTCGCGCGCGAAGTGCACCCGGACGCGACCTTCCGCGACGCCGCGCGGGCGTGCGAGCAGCGCGTGGACTCCGCGAACGTGGAGCTGTCCCAGGACCGGGGCGTCTATGACGCGCTGGCCGCGGTGGACCTGTCCGGCGCGGACGGCGCGACGAAGTACTGGATGGAGCGCGCGCTGCTGGACTTCCGCCGCGCGGGCGTGGACCGTGACGACGCCACCCGCGCGAAGGTGAAGTCGCTCAACGAGGAGCTGCTCAAGCTGGGGCAGCAGTTCAGCAAGAACATCGCCGAGGACGTCCGCAAGGCGACCTTCAAGCCCTCCGAGCTGGACGGCCTGCCGGAGGACTACCGCAAGGCGCACCCCGCGGGCGCGGACGGGCTGGTGGTCATCACCACCAACTACCCGGACTACTTCCCGTTCATGACGTACGCGAAGAACACGAAGGCGCGCGAGAAGCTGTGGCGCACCTACCGCCAGCGCGCGTACCCCGCCAACCAGGAGGTGCTGGCGCAGCTCATCGCGAAGCGCCACGAGCTGGCCACGCTGCTGGGCTACGCGAGCTGGGCCGCGTACACCACCGAGACGAAGATGACGCGCACGCAGCAGGCGGCGGCGGACTTCATCGACCGGATGGGCGCGGCCACCGAGGCCCGCGCGAAGCAGGAGTACGCGAAGCTGCTGGCGCGCAAGCAGAAGGACGTGCGCGGCGCCAAGGTGCTGGAGCCCTGGGACCAGGACTTCTACGAGGACCGGCTGCGCGCCGAGCAGTTCAGCTTCGACTCGCAGGCCGTGCGCCCCTACTTCGAGTACGGCCGGGTGAAGGCGGGGGTGATGGACATCACCTCGCGCATCTGGGGCATCACCTACCGTCCCGTGAAGGGCGCCCAGGTGTGGCAGCAGGAGGTGGAGACCTACGACGTGTTCGACGGCGACACGCTGCTGGGCCGCATCTACCTGGACATGCACCCGCGTGACGACAAGTACAAGCACGCGGCGCAGTTCGACCTCGTCGCGGGACAGGCCGGGAAGCGCTACCCTGAGGCCGCGCTGGTCTGCAACTTCGCGCGCCCCGGCGAGCTGATGACGCACGACGAGGTGGAGACCTTCTTCCACGAGTTCGGCCACCTGCTGCACGCCATCTTCGGCGGCCACCTGAAGTGGGCGGGCATCGCGGGCACGCGCGTGGAGTGGGACTTCGTGGAGACGCCGTCCATGCTGCTCCAGCAGTGGGCCGGCAACCCGGAGGTGCTCAAGGAGTTCGCGAAGCACCACCAGACGAACGAGCCCATCCCCGCGGAGCTGGTGGAGAAGCTCCGCGCGTCCAAGGAGTTCGGCCAGGGCCTCTGGTCCCGCCGCCAGCTCTTCCTGTCCGCGGTGAGCCTGGACTACTACTCGCGCGCGCCGGGCTTCGACACCACGCAGGCCCTCGTCGCGCTGCAGGACAAGCTCAGCCCCTTCAAGCACGAGCACCGCGACGGCACGCACTTCGAGGTCGCCTTCGGGCACCTGGATGGCTACTCGGCCGCGTACTACACGTACCTCTGGTCGTCCGTCATCGCGAAGGACCTGGAGACCGAGTTCCAGAAGAAGGGCTTCCTCGACCGGGAGACGGCGATGAAGTACCGCCGCACCGTGCTGGAGCCCGGTGGCTCCAAGCCCGCCTCCGAGCTGGTGAAGGACTTCCTGGGCCGGGAGTACGGCTTCGACGCGTACCGCGCCTGGCTCGACGCGAAGTAG
- a CDS encoding FKBP-type peptidyl-prolyl cis-trans isomerase produces MRKTWLVAGMLVLAGCQQQGKTDAASTAAPAAAGASANPQTEDQKTLYALGLSIGRSVSVFDMTPEELAYVQSGITAQVKGEKPAVDLETYGPKLQELARARSTRKAEAEKEKAKAFLETASKEEGAQKTESGLIYKELTAGTGATPAASDIVKVHYRGTLPDGTEFDSSHKRGEPTQFPLQGVIKCWTEGVQKMKVGGKAKLVCPSDIAYGDRGAPPNIPGGAALVFEVELLEIVKQPEMPAMGGTPPANKQPSAAEKK; encoded by the coding sequence ATGCGTAAGACGTGGCTGGTCGCGGGAATGCTGGTGCTGGCGGGCTGCCAGCAGCAGGGCAAGACGGATGCGGCGTCGACGGCGGCGCCGGCTGCTGCGGGCGCGAGCGCCAACCCGCAGACGGAAGACCAGAAGACGCTGTACGCGCTGGGCCTTTCCATTGGCCGCAGCGTCAGCGTGTTCGACATGACGCCGGAGGAGCTGGCGTACGTGCAGTCTGGCATCACCGCGCAGGTGAAGGGCGAGAAGCCCGCGGTGGACCTGGAGACCTACGGTCCCAAGCTGCAGGAGCTGGCCCGCGCGCGCAGCACCCGCAAGGCCGAGGCGGAGAAGGAGAAGGCCAAGGCGTTCCTGGAGACGGCCTCGAAGGAAGAGGGCGCCCAGAAGACGGAGTCGGGCCTCATCTACAAGGAGCTGACCGCCGGTACGGGCGCGACGCCCGCGGCCTCGGACATCGTGAAGGTGCACTACCGCGGCACGCTGCCGGACGGCACCGAGTTCGACAGCTCGCACAAGCGTGGCGAGCCCACGCAGTTCCCGCTCCAGGGCGTCATCAAGTGCTGGACCGAGGGCGTGCAGAAGATGAAGGTGGGCGGCAAGGCCAAGCTCGTGTGCCCGTCCGACATCGCCTACGGTGACCGTGGCGCCCCGCCGAACATCCCGGGCGGCGCGGCCCTGGTGTTCGAGGTGGAGCTGCTCGAGATCGTCAAGCAGCCGGAGATGCCGGCCATGGGTGGCACGCCCCCGGCGAACAAGCAGCCCTCCGCGGCCGAGAAGAAGTAG
- a CDS encoding ferredoxin--NADP reductase gives MATGFTTERVLSVQHWSDRLFSIVCTRDSGFRFQNGQFVMMGLEVEGRPLMRAYSMASANYDDTLEFYSIKLQDGPLTSRLQKVAPGDSLLVGTKAVGTLTVANLRPGKHLWMLATGTGLAPFLSMVKDPETYERFEHVTVVHGCRHIADLSFSKFFEEQLPNDPYLGELVQGKLTYHPTVTREPFRNQGRITDLLRSKPLSPEHDRVVICGSHEMIKETAAILEAGGFQEGDSHERGDFLIEKAFVSR, from the coding sequence ATGGCCACTGGTTTCACGACCGAGCGTGTACTCTCGGTGCAGCACTGGTCCGACCGTCTCTTCTCCATCGTTTGCACGCGCGACAGCGGCTTCCGATTCCAGAACGGTCAATTCGTGATGATGGGCCTCGAGGTCGAAGGCCGCCCGCTCATGCGCGCGTACTCGATGGCGAGCGCGAACTACGACGACACGCTCGAGTTCTACTCCATCAAGCTTCAGGACGGCCCGCTGACCTCGCGGCTGCAGAAGGTCGCTCCGGGCGACTCCCTGCTCGTGGGCACGAAGGCGGTGGGCACGCTCACCGTCGCGAACCTCCGGCCGGGCAAGCACTTGTGGATGCTCGCCACCGGCACCGGGCTCGCGCCGTTCCTGAGCATGGTGAAGGACCCGGAGACCTACGAGCGCTTCGAGCACGTCACCGTGGTGCACGGCTGCCGCCACATCGCCGACCTGTCGTTCTCCAAGTTCTTCGAGGAGCAGCTCCCCAACGACCCGTACCTGGGTGAGCTGGTGCAGGGGAAGCTGACGTACCACCCGACGGTGACCCGCGAGCCGTTCCGCAACCAGGGCCGCATCACCGACCTGCTCCGCTCCAAGCCGCTCTCGCCCGAGCACGACCGCGTCGTCATCTGCGGCAGCCACGAGATGATCAAGGAGACCGCGGCCATCCTCGAGGCTGGCGGCTTCCAGGAAGGCGACTCGCACGAGCGCGGCGACTTCCTCATCGAGAAGGCCTTCGTCAGCCGCTGA
- a CDS encoding dienelactone hydrolase family protein — protein MRQGLLLMMGALLLGGCVQGRAREVQREPSATGAVSEEAFKALHTLRKDAPPPLQGEEVEVAGTKAYLSLPQGVQGPLPAVLVIHEWWGLNPHIKHWADRLAAEGYAALAVDLYGGKVATSREEALSLLKAVDAGRAQETLKAAHAFLQQDARIQAPRTGSIGWCFGGGWSLRTAMAIPELDAAVIYYGNPVTDPKALAPIQAQVLGIFGTRDASIPPETVQSFRDGLDAAGVRHYILEFEADHAFANPSGERYDGGAAAGAWQQVAAFLDQHLRQ, from the coding sequence ATGCGCCAGGGCCTGTTGCTGATGATGGGAGCGCTGCTCCTGGGAGGCTGCGTCCAGGGCCGCGCCCGCGAGGTCCAGCGCGAGCCGTCCGCCACGGGCGCCGTGTCCGAAGAGGCGTTCAAGGCGCTGCACACGCTGCGCAAGGACGCGCCGCCGCCGCTCCAGGGCGAGGAGGTGGAGGTGGCCGGCACCAAAGCCTACCTGAGCCTGCCCCAGGGCGTTCAGGGGCCGTTGCCCGCGGTCCTGGTCATCCATGAGTGGTGGGGCCTCAACCCGCACATCAAGCACTGGGCGGACCGGCTCGCCGCGGAGGGCTACGCCGCGCTGGCGGTGGACCTGTATGGCGGCAAGGTGGCCACCTCGCGGGAGGAGGCGCTGTCGCTGCTGAAGGCCGTGGACGCGGGCCGCGCGCAGGAGACGCTGAAGGCCGCGCACGCGTTCCTCCAGCAGGACGCGCGCATCCAGGCGCCGCGCACGGGCAGCATCGGCTGGTGCTTCGGCGGCGGCTGGTCCCTGCGCACGGCCATGGCCATTCCGGAGCTGGACGCGGCGGTCATCTACTACGGCAACCCGGTGACGGACCCGAAGGCGCTCGCGCCCATCCAGGCGCAGGTGCTGGGCATCTTCGGCACTCGGGACGCCTCCATCCCTCCGGAGACGGTGCAGTCCTTCCGGGACGGCCTGGATGCGGCGGGCGTGCGGCACTACATCCTGGAGTTCGAGGCGGACCACGCCTTCGCCAACCCGTCAGGCGAGCGCTACGACGGCGGCGCCGCCGCGGGCGCCTGGCAGCAGGTGGCCGCCTTCCTGGACCAGCACCTGCGTCAGTAG
- a CDS encoding DUF1552 domain-containing protein produces the protein MSKKFRLSRRTVLRGTGALMALPLLEQMLPRTAHGAPGDVPRRLAVFYTPNGIHMPKWTPTAEGPMWELTPTLEPLAAVKNDLLVVSGLANMPAFPDGDGHHAAATGAFLSCAKVFKTEGTNLRVGISMDQVIANHLAATRATRYASMELGIDAGRGIGNCDSGYACPYANNIAWSGPRTPVAKETSAQAAFDRLFAGGVPGETAAQIAKRRAYGKSIIDVVRDDAAALQGQLGTADLQKLEEYFVSVRELEKQVEDVTVPAVACAPGVAPLVTEDPTAKTKAMMDLIVLAFQCDLTRVATFMLANARANKVYPFLGLSGGHHTYSHHQKVQSNYDALATIDRWEVTLLQYLLERMKSVIEVNGMSLLDNSMVYFSSEVGDGDSHNHVDLPIILAGKGGGALTPGRHVRYQKDPLANLYIYLMQAMGVPGVTTFGDDGTGPLAGLV, from the coding sequence ATGAGCAAGAAATTCAGACTCTCGCGACGTACCGTCCTTCGGGGAACGGGCGCCCTGATGGCGCTCCCCCTGCTGGAGCAGATGCTGCCGCGCACCGCGCACGGCGCACCGGGCGACGTGCCTCGCAGGCTCGCCGTCTTCTACACGCCCAATGGCATCCACATGCCGAAGTGGACGCCCACGGCGGAAGGCCCCATGTGGGAGCTGACGCCCACCCTGGAGCCGCTGGCGGCGGTGAAGAACGACCTGCTGGTCGTCTCCGGGCTGGCGAACATGCCGGCCTTCCCGGACGGTGACGGACACCACGCCGCCGCCACGGGCGCCTTCCTGAGCTGCGCGAAGGTCTTCAAGACGGAGGGCACCAACCTCCGGGTGGGCATCTCCATGGACCAGGTCATCGCCAACCACCTGGCGGCGACCCGGGCCACCCGCTACGCCTCCATGGAGCTGGGCATCGACGCGGGGCGCGGCATCGGCAACTGCGACTCCGGTTACGCGTGCCCGTACGCCAACAACATCGCCTGGTCCGGGCCGCGGACGCCCGTGGCCAAGGAGACCAGCGCCCAGGCCGCCTTCGACCGGCTCTTCGCGGGTGGCGTCCCGGGCGAGACGGCGGCGCAAATCGCGAAGCGCCGCGCCTACGGCAAGAGCATCATCGACGTCGTGCGCGACGACGCCGCCGCGCTGCAGGGCCAGCTTGGCACCGCCGACCTGCAGAAGCTGGAGGAGTACTTCGTCAGCGTCCGGGAGCTGGAGAAGCAGGTGGAGGACGTCACCGTGCCGGCCGTGGCCTGCGCGCCGGGCGTGGCGCCGCTGGTGACGGAGGACCCGACGGCGAAGACGAAGGCGATGATGGACCTCATCGTCCTCGCCTTCCAATGCGACCTCACCCGCGTGGCCACGTTCATGCTGGCCAACGCGCGCGCCAACAAGGTCTACCCCTTCCTGGGGCTCAGCGGCGGGCACCACACGTACTCGCACCACCAGAAGGTGCAGTCCAACTACGACGCGCTCGCCACCATCGACCGGTGGGAGGTGACGCTGCTCCAGTACCTGCTGGAGCGCATGAAGTCGGTCATCGAGGTGAACGGCATGTCGCTGCTCGACAACTCGATGGTCTACTTCTCCAGCGAGGTGGGCGACGGCGACTCGCACAACCACGTGGACCTGCCCATCATCCTGGCGGGCAAGGGCGGCGGCGCGCTCACGCCGGGCCGGCACGTCCGCTACCAGAAGGACCCGCTGGCCAACCTGTACATCTACTTGATGCAGGCCATGGGCGTCCCCGGCGTCACCACCTTCGGTGACGACGGCACGGGCCCGCTGGCCGGCCTCGTGTAG
- a CDS encoding DUF1592 domain-containing protein, translating to MHRRRGGWFLLASASFALLVTSCTDDEPVARVNPGEEVPNEPNPPETVPPPVAGECESAPKNPGRVTLHRLNRAEYNATVRDLLGDTTQPANDFPIDDHGYGFDNIADVLSLSPLLMEKYSTASERLVNDAWARGVFNTCALDPLNPAPCAHEILSNFARRAWRRPVQQAEIDKLMTFVDLARQHADPPDAGVRLALRSVLVSPHFLFRVEKNAPPGSTEPYTLDNHELATRLSYFLWSSMPDDALFAAAEAGKLSDPAEMEAQVRRMLADPKARALVENFAGQWLFTRALGTAVPDSTLYGAFNEELRAAMRTETELFFAEFVTGEHKLKDLIDAPFTYVNDALAAHYGLPLPGSPTHVRVDLAGHPERSGIFGKGSLLTVTSNPDRTSPVQRGVWVLEQLLCSAPPPPPPDVENLPPPITPNMTMKERMALHRSAPACQGCHRLMDPLGLSMENFDPIGRWRLQEVSGAPVDATGDMPDGHILAGVNDTQRYLKEEPKLTNCMTEHMLTYATGRGIESADHCAVKEIATTAEARGGRLVDYVLSIVSSSHFTQRGAEEEQTP from the coding sequence ATGCATCGACGAAGAGGGGGCTGGTTCCTCCTGGCGAGCGCGAGTTTCGCCCTGCTGGTGACCAGTTGCACCGATGACGAACCCGTCGCCCGGGTCAATCCCGGCGAGGAGGTGCCAAACGAACCGAATCCTCCGGAGACCGTTCCACCGCCGGTGGCGGGCGAGTGTGAGAGCGCGCCGAAGAACCCAGGCCGCGTCACGCTCCACCGCCTCAACCGCGCGGAGTACAACGCCACGGTGAGAGACCTGCTGGGAGACACCACCCAGCCGGCCAACGACTTCCCCATCGACGACCACGGGTACGGCTTCGACAACATCGCGGACGTGCTGTCGTTGTCGCCGCTGCTGATGGAGAAGTACTCCACCGCGTCGGAGAGACTGGTGAACGACGCCTGGGCGCGGGGCGTCTTCAACACGTGCGCGCTGGACCCGCTCAACCCGGCGCCCTGCGCACACGAAATCCTCTCCAACTTCGCCCGCCGCGCCTGGCGCCGGCCCGTGCAGCAGGCCGAAATCGACAAGCTGATGACCTTCGTCGACCTGGCCCGGCAGCACGCGGACCCGCCCGACGCGGGCGTGCGGCTGGCCCTGCGCTCGGTGCTGGTATCGCCGCACTTCCTCTTCCGGGTGGAGAAGAACGCGCCCCCTGGGAGCACGGAGCCGTACACGCTCGACAACCACGAGCTGGCCACGCGGCTCTCCTACTTCCTGTGGAGCAGCATGCCCGACGACGCGCTCTTCGCCGCGGCGGAAGCGGGGAAGCTGAGCGACCCCGCGGAGATGGAGGCCCAGGTGCGGCGCATGCTCGCGGACCCGAAGGCCCGGGCGCTGGTGGAGAACTTCGCCGGCCAGTGGCTCTTCACCCGCGCGCTGGGCACGGCGGTGCCGGACTCGACGCTCTACGGCGCGTTCAACGAGGAGCTGCGCGCCGCCATGCGAACGGAGACGGAGCTCTTCTTCGCGGAGTTCGTCACCGGCGAACACAAGCTGAAGGACCTCATCGACGCGCCGTTCACCTACGTGAACGACGCACTGGCCGCCCACTACGGCCTGCCGCTGCCGGGCAGCCCCACGCACGTCCGCGTGGACCTCGCCGGCCATCCGGAGCGCAGCGGCATCTTCGGCAAGGGCTCGCTGCTCACCGTCACGTCCAACCCGGACCGGACCTCACCGGTGCAGCGCGGCGTCTGGGTGCTGGAGCAGCTCCTGTGCTCGGCGCCTCCGCCTCCGCCTCCGGACGTGGAGAACCTGCCGCCGCCCATCACGCCGAACATGACGATGAAGGAGCGCATGGCGCTGCACCGCAGCGCACCGGCGTGCCAGGGCTGCCACCGGTTGATGGACCCGCTGGGCCTGTCGATGGAGAACTTCGACCCCATTGGCCGGTGGAGGCTCCAGGAGGTGAGCGGCGCGCCCGTGGACGCCACGGGTGACATGCCCGACGGCCACATCCTCGCGGGCGTCAACGACACGCAGCGCTACCTGAAGGAAGAACCGAAGCTGACCAACTGCATGACCGAGCACATGCTCACCTACGCCACGGGTCGTGGCATCGAGTCGGCCGACCACTGCGCGGTGAAGGAGATTGCCACCACGGCCGAGGCTCGCGGTGGGCGGCTCGTCGACTACGTCCTCAGCATCGTCTCGAGCAGCCACTTCACGCAGCGTGGCGCCGAGGAGGAGCAGACGCCATGA
- a CDS encoding CheR family methyltransferase, with translation MTDRDCVELLQWAAPRLRLRWEGFRRVRGQVCKRIGRRLRTLGLPDVAAYRARLEADPAEWDVLDSLCRVTISRFYRDGRVFDLLRHGLLPARLGTLRERGESTLRVWSAGCASGEEPYTLSVLFWLGLQPYFPAARRLEVVATDADAALLERARRGCYPRGTLRELPAAWVARAFPSGGDVLCLAPEYRRGIEFLQQDLRSQMPDGPFDLVLCRNVAFTYFAPALQREVLTRLVERLVPGGVLVIGGRESLPEGDFGLKRAEGSLPVFLRTVT, from the coding sequence ATGACCGACCGTGACTGCGTGGAGTTGTTGCAGTGGGCCGCGCCCCGCCTGCGGCTGCGGTGGGAGGGTTTCCGGCGCGTCCGGGGGCAGGTGTGCAAGCGCATCGGCCGCAGGCTGAGGACGCTGGGCCTGCCGGACGTCGCGGCCTACCGCGCCCGGCTGGAGGCCGACCCGGCGGAGTGGGACGTGCTCGATTCGCTCTGCCGCGTCACCATCTCCCGATTCTACAGGGATGGGCGTGTCTTCGACCTGCTGCGCCACGGGTTGCTCCCAGCGCGCCTGGGGACGCTGCGCGAGCGGGGCGAGTCAACGCTGCGTGTGTGGAGCGCGGGCTGCGCCTCCGGCGAGGAGCCCTACACGCTCTCCGTGCTGTTCTGGCTGGGGCTCCAGCCGTACTTTCCCGCAGCGCGGCGCCTGGAGGTGGTGGCCACCGACGCGGACGCGGCCCTGCTGGAGCGGGCGCGTCGTGGGTGCTACCCACGGGGGACCCTGCGCGAGCTTCCCGCGGCGTGGGTGGCGCGGGCCTTCCCCTCGGGGGGAGACGTGCTCTGTCTCGCGCCGGAGTACCGGCGGGGCATCGAGTTCCTCCAGCAGGACCTGCGCTCCCAGATGCCGGACGGCCCCTTCGACCTGGTGCTGTGCCGCAACGTCGCCTTCACCTACTTCGCGCCGGCGCTCCAGCGCGAGGTCCTCACCCGGCTGGTGGAGCGGCTGGTCCCCGGCGGCGTGCTGGTGATTGGCGGCCGTGAGTCGCTCCCAGAGGGGGACTTCGGACTGAAGCGCGCCGAGGGTTCGCTGCCCGTCTTCCTGCGGACAGTGACCTGA
- a CDS encoding heme-dependent oxidative N-demethylase family protein, with translation MLPYFPFEQDVFSMSLGVRALRPEETLIEVDAPRYAHELGLKTSLLAAGHAERFQGGPDTEPLQWETLTVLLPAMARQSPEHFALDVEGSRWTWRNHLLGTRTEFTPGEAASLPQAPLDWLGRQVQEDLLLLDGTREGFPLVAGQLCFPSGWCLGDKLGLPLLAVHNPVPQFNAKLGTSTLKLMEGLKPGRPVTRCNWAFSVTERLDLEPRTLPEWRHLFDGITPDNAGERCFLRLERQTLTRMPQTRAILFTIHTYVAPIATEVAAPGRRRRLASVLRSVPEDTATYKRLTPMLAPLLGYLEAAEG, from the coding sequence GTGCTGCCTTACTTCCCCTTCGAGCAGGATGTCTTTTCAATGTCGCTGGGCGTGCGTGCGCTGCGGCCTGAGGAGACACTCATTGAAGTAGACGCGCCGCGCTATGCGCATGAGCTGGGGTTGAAGACGTCGCTGCTGGCGGCGGGCCACGCGGAGCGCTTCCAGGGGGGGCCCGACACGGAGCCGCTGCAATGGGAGACGCTGACGGTGCTGCTGCCTGCCATGGCGCGTCAATCTCCGGAGCACTTCGCGCTGGACGTGGAAGGCTCGCGTTGGACGTGGCGCAACCACCTGCTGGGCACGCGGACGGAGTTCACCCCGGGGGAGGCCGCGAGCCTGCCGCAGGCGCCGCTCGACTGGCTCGGGCGCCAGGTGCAGGAGGACCTGCTGCTGCTGGATGGCACGCGTGAGGGGTTTCCACTGGTCGCGGGGCAGTTGTGCTTCCCCTCCGGCTGGTGCCTGGGTGACAAGCTGGGCCTGCCGCTGCTCGCGGTCCACAACCCGGTGCCCCAGTTCAACGCGAAGCTGGGCACCTCCACGCTGAAGTTGATGGAGGGGCTGAAGCCAGGGCGGCCGGTGACGCGCTGCAATTGGGCCTTCAGCGTCACCGAGCGGCTGGACCTGGAGCCCCGCACGCTGCCGGAGTGGCGCCACCTGTTCGACGGCATCACCCCGGACAACGCGGGCGAGCGCTGCTTCCTTCGCCTGGAGCGGCAGACGCTCACCCGGATGCCCCAGACGCGCGCCATCCTCTTCACCATCCACACCTATGTGGCGCCCATCGCCACGGAGGTTGCGGCGCCTGGAAGGCGGCGGCGGCTCGCCAGCGTGCTGCGCTCCGTGCCCGAGGACACCGCCACCTACAAGCGGTTGACGCCGATGCTGGCGCCGCTGCTCGGCTACCTGGAGGCCGCGGAGGGGTGA